TAGGTATTGAGGagcttaccttcttctttgtgcgaaggttcatatatataccatttagaaactctctctcctccataaatgatggaaggctttctggtttaccatgattgccactaggtggtggcagggacatcctcatcctacgaacggctgtcagagataacgggaagtgactagctgtcacttctgtcttttcgctctgcaggtatcagaatatgatttgtgacaggatgtcagaatgacgtagtgaggcacGCTTAGTCTGGCCAGTGATCCGGATGAACATATCCGGGTGGaacatgaaaggtcgccggatgcgtaatggcggtggtccgggaTGAACGTATCCGTGTGGaacatgaaaggtcgccggatgcgtaatggcggtggtccgggaTGAACGTATCCGTGTGGaacatgaaaggtcgccggatgagtgatggaggtggtccggataggaaagcgcgccacgtgtactcttgggggaatccggatgTGGATATTCCGGGTAGGAACACGTGCCACGTGTCGTCAGGGGacgtgtgccacgtgtcatcagggatgggtccctacataCCCggcctctttctctctctatgcTTGGAGTGGAACCGTCCACTTTTTTGGTACACGTTTGAGGTTGTGGAATAAGTTCCATATATCACTTACAGTTAAAGAAGACCATGTTTTAGGTGGTTATTAACTGAAAACTAAAAAACTAGGATTACAATCAACTCTGATAGACGGTGAACTTGAAATCATGACTGTTTTGAGTCATCATGGATGGTCACCTCTATTTGAATACGTAGGTGACCTTTACTCCACTGCTTCCCTTGAAATGATTTTACATGGATTTGTCACTAAGGATCATACACGTGGTAGTCCAAGTGAAGTTTCTAAATTCTAAGCCATCAACGTGTTCTCATAACACGTATGCAATTACTAGGCAACATTTATAGTAAGATCCGGTAAccgttttttttaaatagtaatcAGATAGGACTTTATGTcctttgaaaactgtttttaaaaacaatactcTTCCTCTATacgaaataaaagaaaaacacatttgacaattagaaaatcaaatttgattttttgttttaaaaaataaaaaatataacatttttagataacatctttcacttattttaagttgtttttctttatttattttctaaatgatgtttaaaaaaataattatatggagaatgattaaaaatagaacataattactaaaaattattttaaaaatgtagaaaatagaaTAGCAGGAAGGCTCGGTGGTAGGTGGGGGTGTATTAATCTTCTTCTTCGGAGCAGGAGTTTGAAAGCAACCCagaaaaagagaagagagaaataTGTGTTTAGCCAAGTGACTTCCATgattttgttgatgacaaacCTAATAAAAAGATGAGTTATTTGTAAGGGTTGTCAAGAGAGTTGTGACAAAGCGATATTGACCAAGGAATTAATAGTGACAAAGCAATATTGTAAtacctagtactaatgaattaaataggtaataatgattatcttaatACTTAACTTTAAGcatgcttaattagatgttaaaactagtttagtgctaatcttgtttaattatgaattaaacttttattaaggttaagtgggattacttaatgacttaggTATACTAACTAGGTTCTTAGGGGTTgattagggttatgaaaacctaaaggactaatcGGAAATTATAGGtttaatttttgataacttgaaggactaaagtgcaaaattggaAAGTTGGAGgttggtggcagccatgtggcTTGCCATCTCATGCTTGGCTGCATGGAGACCCCTTTATAAGGGGTTGCAACTCGATTTGCACCATTTCACCTATAGCagcttgggttagagagaggatctagagagagaaagtgaagatttgaggtaagcaagttatttaattttgtaattttgattcctaatggtatgttgaaacaaattaacggtaaaatttgtgtaaaagttgagtgtaattagttataaacatgttttagttacaaatcataattaattaaggattaaagtattttagctgaaatattttattaatggtaagattagcataaatctttgtttaatttggtttgattgaaaaataaattagtaagcCTGttattaattaggttattttgataattaggACTTGTTAATGGGTTAGGCTTTaggaaaaatcaaaacaattagtgtttggtaattaattggggaatatgagaattaaaaattaataacaataagttgtaaaaaattagtaagaaaggaaaatttcataagttttaattgaataaattttcatggttaggaaacctaaattatgttgtttcatttcagttccttgTAATAAGTAAAGATCGCCTACatagaagaaacacaaaaaggaagtcGGTGTAAGGTAGAGAATTTTATGTTATTCTATGgtgtatttgatttctttccttgaatcatttgttggaatttcatgttatttctatgatttcataaaatgttttaatgtgtcattgcatTGAAATGATACAATGATATTGGGAtgtatattggtatgaagattcatggttctgTGTTGTCAAAATGGTTCACAGTGTGGTTTcattgcaagaaggatatggaataatcacaaatgatatttagagaattgattggtgggaagtgtttatgtgatgctacaggcattatcctttgatatattgtttatgtgggaccgcGGGTCCTTcggtgaaagtccctaaagccctcaaGGAAAACACTCCGATGtaggtgtatggggttggtcatATCtctgggttttagtccctaaagacacgggATTGGTCCtacccttgggtatgagtcccaaaagacacggggtatgacttgccattgggtgatgtcccagaataatcattattatattgatcaagtatcttgtggagcattgatattTGATGTGTAGATTGGTGAGGGGTTAGCAGTTTATTAGTTGTGAAAGGATGGATGAGGAAAAACAAAGATGAAACCAGCAAAAACACAgatacatgtttgacatgattacatatttgttaatggatataaaatgtttatcatgcatgctattaaacgtttaattcaaggtttttaaaggtatgcttaggatggttataaactttcctactgagttgtgaactcaccccttccacctttagatgcaggtcagaagacctatgtaggaaataatgcttgagcaatgCTTTACTGTGATTGGATGTTATTTGCTcgcattgaaagtgttttgaggTTTTACCTTTTGTATTAAAGATTGAATCTTTTTGTAGgaatgatgtaatatatatatttgtcaagtacacttgtagtatgggttACTCGtagtgaaccatggggttttggtatatgtaaattaatgtggtacaaatttcttttgtgaaacgaaacatattttgttaactaatagttacaaagtttaatacaggatgtactctttataacaaGTTTTACATATTCTCTTTTTACACAAAAATCAAGCAGGAACTcagtatttaaatttttgtatccccatattttgagagcacttatactgtatttgagtatcaattgttatgtttgagaaaaaaaacGGGGTGTGACAAATATTGACAGCCAACCTCGGTTCAACACtcaaaaatagtattttttttgttttattttcctagtTTCATATGATAATATACTGTGCTTATACTAATCGGAGAAAGTGAAGGGAAGTATTCTCCTAACCTTTTTTATGCACTCAAAATACCTACATTCCAATAATTGTTTCTTGTCAATGATGAGCTACTTCATGtaattcatgtttttatttttaatcgatGTAACCCCCAGTAGCTATTTTCTTCGAGCCTTATTCAAAAAATGGGCCGCTAGGACGTGTGGCAACCGCCCACAGGTGATGTTAACGCTTGCTTAGAAGCACTACAGTGGGTTGTAACTTTTAAGTGACCTTatgccttttttattttgtttcttcatgCAATGTTACTACTGACAGGAATTTTATacgaataaattttttttcaaccatTGCTCCGTATGACATAAAGTTGCTTTCAATAGTGACtttcattgaataaaaattggaaCTGTCTTCCTCTTGTTCTTGCATGTCCATCGTTAACTTTGGTGATGATAATGGAAAAGAGATGTTGATCATCTTCATTGCCACCATTATTTCTTTCTGAGAATAGTGAACGATCCAAATAATGTGTggatttttgttcattttaagtTTAGGTTGCTGATGGCATAGTCAAAATATTGTGTTAACAGGTGAGCTGGGTATGATTCATGAATGATTAACAGGTGAGATGGCTCTAAAAGAGTCATAGCCTAAATGAATGGGCACCTagtaattgttatttatttgtaaatggGCTTTTGTTTACCTGCTGATTGATTGATGGATTGAAAAGTCATCGAAAATCTTGACTTGGTGGTGGGAGGCTGGGAGCAGGGGTGATTTCCGCATAAAGACAAATAAATCATTTAGGAGTGTGATAAAGTTCAAATTTAAATactaaaaagttaataaaagtaaaaaatatttaatattatttaaattaagttttgaatttatattttcatccttTGATGACAGAAATAAactaagttttaaaattattacaaattcaacctTATATTTGTCATATAGAAttctttgaaattaaatttaagaattatacaTAATACCTAAATGAAGATAAAGACATATTATTTAAGTGAAGtggttaaatttttatttaataatataatttttttaattatgattacaattatattataaaaaaaaaagtattacccattttttattttataataataattgtttaattatcattattataaagtaaggataaatatttaaaatttttctaaatagttacttttcataaattcatctagttgtttcttttaactttaaaatcttaattataagataaaaatgagttaaataaaaaatttatttataattctatttcttttacataataaaaactttatttaaaacgaaatcaaatttattttcaaaagattcATATACTTCTTATAAACCATCACCTTTATTACTATATTTGTCATCTTAATTAATGTAAtttgattataaataatttaaatttatgaataaatataatttaacttaccTTAAAAGTACctcataaatatttaataataataataatttcgaATTATTTAGTTTacttctttataattttttttttgtttttaataaaaattgtttaggGTATTTATGGTTCTccaaaaatgatagaaaaagggaaaaatataattatatttttaaattattttcttctatttggcTCTCACGGAAATCAATgtgacaaaaaatatatattagaaagtaacataaaaaggttttgaaatatttttgggaaattttccTCATAAGGAAATAATCAAAGTTTGAAAAAgtttacttatttaattttatttctttcaaattttttatagatgataatttagttttaatctattcatgttttcctttccttttattttttaatttattttattaaaataaattacgaagtaaaggataaataaatataatgtagTACCTAATTTATTTCAtcatagtatttatttttttatcaaatattttttttaaaaaatgttatagtAATTCTTAGTTTTTCATTAACCCTTTAACgcaaaaaattactttttataaatgaattaagtAGCGAATTTATTTGGAATtctaatttgattatattaaataactaaaaaagattttcttttaaaggaaatttaattttaatacaaaattgatttaatttaattcttacaaataaactaaaatactttcataattttaattttatttcatgaatcaactaataataaaaattttgatttaaaagaaagcaaaatttagtataaaattattcaataaaatttttttattttacaaaaaaagataaatatgaaataaaaaagtataaaatttcaaaatttactaTAAAAAGTGGAATATTCTTCGGTCATTTTTTTCTAGATAAAAAGCTTTGGGATGACACAaccaaaaaattttacaaaatcaaaggTTGAGTGCATTTTTCTTGGACTgttaaaataatacatattttgGTTCAATAATAAACACATACACAAATATATGACAATAATGctaacaaaaaccaaacatcgCTTCACTGTTTTAGAACACCTTTCGGATAATAGCACGAGCTTTGCAcatggcttccaatggctccaTTTTAGGCATGGTAAGTCCTTTCCCTTCAGCCATGTCAACTTCCTTCTCGCTAACCCTCTCCCATTCATAACATTGGATCAATGACCCCAGTGCCAAGCCTACTACTCGATTAGCCAAGCCAACACCGGGGCAAGCCCTTCTTCCCAAGCCAAATGGCAGTAGCTTGTATGTCTCAGTTCCTCCAATATTTTCAAACCTCTCTGGCTTGACACTTGTAGCATCTTCCCACAACTTAGGGTCTCTGTGAATCGCCCATACATTGGCCAATAATATTGTGTCTCTTGGTATATCAAAGCCTCCTATATGGCTATTTTCTGAAGACATATGTGGTACCAGAAGCGGGGCTGCTGGAAACAATCTTAAGGTTTcagaaatgatattttgaagATATTGTAATTTGGGAAAATCTGATTCTTCCATCAAACGATCTTTTCCAACGAGAGCATCCAATTCTACTCTAGCTTTCTTCAAAACGTCTGGATGATTGAGTAGAAGGGACATGGCCCATTCTATTGTCGTTGCAGTAGTGTCAGTTCCAGCAAGAATTAAGTCCtgatttgtgaaaaattaaatcaaatgtcACACCAACATTACCATATATAAATGAGTACAAAAAATGTGTAAATTTCATATTCCAAATATACGtgcttctctatttttttgttttttgttttaacaaCCATAGAAAATTAAGGCATCTTATATTTGTTGCATTTATCTCTATATTTCCTCACATTTTCAAAATagtataatgaaaataaaactatatATGCAGCATTCgaatatcttaaaataaaatttcctgattccccaatttttaatattgttgaCTTTCTCCACCCGAAGGCCCAGTGGCATATATACGATGCagtgtttttaacaaaaatagaatCATTTATGCTAAGTGTCTTTTTCAAAGAAACAAACTTTCAAGTTTAGAGGGGAGAAAAGCATCTTAATAAGATGAAGTAGTTTGCATGCAGTACTAAATACATTCAGTAGTATCCTGGCTGCTATACTGAATTCCACTGACCAGTGCAAGTCCTTTAATGATTTCATCTGTGTAATATTCTGGTTCTGATTTCTGCATTGAAAGCAGATGATCGATCATAGTGTTTTTATTCACTAGACCGGTAGGACTTCGATGCTCGTCGATAAGACCTTGGAAGATCACCTCTTTCATTCTATTGATCTTCACCAACTCCTTCTCATAACCCCCAAAATAAACCCATCTTAGTGAAAGCAAAAAGTTTCCAGGATTCCTTGCCCCAGCCAATTCGAAAATCCCTCTCATTACTTCCCGAAAATGCTTGGCTTCCTCGAAATCCACTGCTTCCCCATAATACCGCTTTCCTGCAACCATTCGCATTATAATATTACATGTTAGCTCTATAAACATTGGTCTCAACTCTACCCTTGCAAAATTATCCCTTGAATTCCGAGACAATTGGCGCAATAGAAGCTTAATTTCATCCCTGCGGATACCCAGAAACATGTTAAGGCGATTTGAAGAGAAGATTTCCAGAGTGCTGAGGCGGCGGAGATTGCGCCAGTGCTCACCATATGGTGCTGAAGCAATAGTGGTGTAGTTGTAGTCTATGTACTTGCCGAACAAGAAGCAAGGGCGGTTGGCAAAAATGATGTCGTTCTTGGTGAAACATTCTTCAACAGTGGATGGAGAGGATATGATAACAAGAAGACGGGATCCGAAACGGAGGGAGAAGATAGGACCATATTTTTGAGAAAGAGTCTGTAGATGCCGATGAATTGGTTGTTTCAAGAGGAGATGGAGATGACCAAGAATTGGAATAGCAGGCGGGCTTGGTGGGAGGCGGGGATGTGTTCTTCTTTGGAGGAAGACACTGAAAGcaaacaagagaaagagaagagataGAGATGTGCCTAGCCATGTAGCTTCCATGGTTTTGTCGATGACATATTGATCAAGAGAAAGATGTTATATGCACATGCTATTCAAACTTAACTTAACGTTGACTATTGAAGGTAAGCACTGGAGTACGTAGTGGAAACAaccacattaattttttttttttcttcacgcAAGCTTATATTCAAAAGCTACTTTACTTGCacattttaaattgttttcctCGTGATCTTATCCATCTTTAACTGTGCCattgacaaaaatatttatgGAAATCCAATGAAGGAGATTAGATGTAAAAGATGGCAGTTGTCACGCGTCTTGCCTAACAAGGTTAGGGAACGTTGCGGCCGAATGCCAAATATCATTCATTGAATAATTAGGCAAGGTTTTGGGTGGAATGCCAAGTATCATTCATTCGATCATTATACAAGCTTTATACAATTTTCATAcgccaaaataaataaaatctagcaacaaatcttataaaaataaatgataccACGTGCAAAAGAACGgactaaaatataaattagatgcaagtaataaaattaaattatgcaTATAATCTATTATAATTAGTCTTATTTTTTGATAGAAGCTATCACAAAATTTATCCAACAAGGGAAGTTGAAGAAATTTGGAGAATGAATGTATATACAATcactctattttattttgaaaaggcaAACCAATGTTTTGATTTGAATTTGTTAATAGATTAGCCCTCTTCTTCAATGATGTTGTGGCAAGTTGGCTACTTAAGAGGCCAACTGCTGAAGGAGAAGCTTTGATGTGGTGATCATCTTGACAAAAATGATGGAGTTGGGGAGTTGGATTTCTTCTTCACCTTCTGCCTTGCTTGTTGATAATGCCTTGCTTGTTTAAATCCTCCTATTTGGCAATTATCTGAAGACATATGTGGTACCAAAACTGGGGCTGCTGGAAATAATCTTAAAGTTTCAGAAATGATAGTTTGAAGATATTGTAATTTGGGGAAATCGGATTCTTCCATCAAACAGTATTTTCTGTCATGAGTGTCCAATTCTACTACTCTAGCTTTCTTCATAACATCAGGACGATTGAGTAGAAGAGACATGGCCCATTCTATTGTTGTTGCAGTAGTCTCAGTACCAACAAGAATTAAGATCTGCATACAATATTTGTAGCTTTGAGAAAAATTAACCCACATGTGACACCAACATTAATATAaatactcaaaaaaaaaaattggaaatttcatACTCCAAATACTAGTTGCGTTtgatatactttttttttttttttcactctgtAATTCCTCACATCTGCAAAATTGTattgtcaaagaaaataaaactgaaTATGCAGCATTCAAATATCTTGAAAGAAAATTGCTTGATTTCCCAACTTTTGTTGGCTTGCCTCTCCTGCATGCTTAATGGcatatgacctaattttttttttttaacaaaaatagaacCATTTATGCTGATCAGTGTCTTTTCTAAGAAGCAAACTGGCCAATTTAGGTTTGAATAGCATTATTCTTTTGGCAAAAGTGGTATATCTTAAAGAGAATCAGTTTGCCTGCAATACTGAAGTTACCAATGAATGCCCTTTTATGATTTCATCTGTGTAATATTCTGGTTCTGATTTTTGCATTGAAAGCAGATGATTGATCATACTGTTTTTATTCACAAGGGCCCGGCTAGGACTTCGATGCTCATCAATAAGACCTCGGAAGATCAcctctttctttgttttgatcTTCACCAACTTCTTCTCCTAACCCCCAAAGTCAACCCACCGTAGTAAAGGAAAAAACTCTCCTGGATTCGATACCCAGCCAATTCAAAAACCCCTCTCATTACTTCATGAAAGTGCTTGGCTTCCTCAAAATCCACATCTTCCCCATAGTACCGCTTTCCTGCAACCATTCTCATTATAATATTACATGTTAGCTCTGTAAACATTAGTCTCAACTCTACCCTTGCAAAATTATCCCTTGAATTCTGAGACAATCGGTGTAGTAAAATCTTGATTTCATCCCTGCGGGTGCCTATAAACATGTTGAGGCGATTTCAATATGTTGTTGTAAcgaatgaagaaaaaaaaatatatcttcacTTTCACAATTCAAGGGTTGATGATCGTATGTATTCACATGAATAAtggatgaataaaataattgactCTACTGGTTTGGAGTAAGCCTTGAAAAGTAAAACATTTACAACAGGTCATGATGATCAATAAAGTAGCAAAGGGCATGGTTATGGATGTAGATGAGGACACAACAGCAATAATAGAGATGgagatataataaaaattgttctaaaggAATGGTCAACATTCCTGAATCTAAAGACAAGTGACACCTAAAATGTTTTAGATGTAAGTGGTATGGACACTACGATTCAGAATGTCAAATGAAATTATAGAATGAACAAATAGAGTCGACAAACACCATTAAGGTTGAGTAGAATTTGATATTGGTCTATAATGTAACAACATCAAACATAAACCATAAAGATGTTTGGTTATTTGATACAAAACGCAACAATCACGTGTGAAATTTTTTTCGCAATATGATGAATCAGTTAAATGAAAAGTTAATTTTGGAAGTAAATTTAAAGTCTCAATCATGGgcaaagataaaattaaaatacatttaaatatgtCACTAATGTTACCATAGTAGATCTATTTTTtgtattagatattttttagaatttgtttagCATGGgacaattaacaaaaaaaaaaacatatcgttaatatttttaatggagtTTGTACTCttaatgataacaatgaaatgaTAACAATATAAAGATGATTTCCAACGTGTAGatgacaaaaatataatatttcctatgttttttcaaccaaaacttcattttatttgaagGCAATAGTAGAAGATTGCAATTGGCTTTGACATCTTCCCTTTTGTCATCTCAATTTTCATGGGTTGAAGCTCTTGGTGCATATGAATATGGTAATAGGATTATCACTAATTGATAATCCATATCATATTTATGAAGAATGTCTCCTTAGGAAACGACACaggaattatttttcaattcgAATATCCAAAAGAGCTAAACCTTTAGATTTGGTGCATGTGTATATGATTTGATGAGATAAAATCTCTTaattgtaataaatatatattaaccttcataaatgattttataagaaaattttggatttatttgttaaaaaaaaaatataaggtttTTAGCAAGCTTAAAGATTTCAAAATTCTTGTCAAAAGACAGAATAGTTGcaatattaatatattagaATCTGATAATTATAGGAGGAGGATTTACCGtcaatgaattttataattattataaaagtcagggcatttgacaataattaaCAATTAACTATACACCTCAATGAAACGATATAAACAAAAGGAAGAACATGACCCTAGTAGAGATGACAAGAAGCATGTTGAACGCCAAGACACTTCCAAAAGCTTTTTGGGAAAAAGCCATTGCATGTTGAAACCCAAAAGCATGTTAAGACAATTTGAAGGGAATATTTCAAGAAAGCCAAGGTCGGGGAGATTGCCCAATTGGGTCACCATAATGTGCTAAGGATGCATAACATGGTATAATTGTAGGCAATTTAACTGCCTTTCGAGATGCAAGGTCTGCAAGCTttagcatattttttaaaaatagttggTAATGGGAATAATTGatgcaatatttataattatttaatttaggtTATCGTATATGAtgaatgtttaatatttttggcATGAAAACTATATAACAAAGTTGCTCATTtagattagaaaaaaataacaaaaaaagttTACATAAtcataatcttttatttttagacTAGGCTAGCTAAAATAGCATAACAAATACATACGATGATGAGGACACTGATAGAGTGCATGAGATGAGCACACTGATAAAATGTATGACACAAATATATGACAATTAATAATGCTAACATCAACCAGATGTCGCTTCATTGTTTTATAATACCTTTCTGATAATAGCACGAGCTTTACAcatggcttccaatggctctaattTGGGCATGGTGATTCCTTTCCCTTCAGTCATGTCAACTTCCTTCTCGCTAACTCTCTCCCACTCATAACACTGAATCAATAACCCCAAAGTCAAACCTATCACTCGATTAGCCAGGCCAGCACCAGGGCAAGCCCTTCTTCCTAAGCCAAATGGCAATAGCTTGTACGCCTCACTTTCCTCATTTTCGAACCTCTCTGGCTTGAAACTTGTAGCATCTTTCCCCGACTTAGGGTCTCTGTGAATGGCCCAAGCATTGACCAATAATATTGTGCCTCTTGGTATATCAAATCCTCCTATTTGGCAATTGTCTGAAGAAATATGTGGTATCAAAAGTGGGGTTGCCGGAAACAATCTTAAGGTTTCAGAAATGATACTTCGAAGATATTGTAATTTAGGGAAGTCTGATTCTTCCATCAAACGATCTTTTCCAACATGAGTGTCCAATTCTGCTCTAGCTTTCTTCAGAACATCAGGATGATTGAGTAGAAGAGACAGCCCATTCTATTGTCGTCGCAGTAGTGTCAGTACCAGCAAAAATTAAGATCTGCGCAATGCAATATTTATAGATTTGAGAAAAATTAAACCACACGTCACACCAACACTAGTCTAAacacttaaaaacaaaaaaaaaaattgtgtgaAATTTCATACTCCGAATACTAGTTGCTTTGGATattcttctattttttgtttttgttacaaatATTGAAAACGAAAAGTAGGACATcatttcttgttgttttttcACTCTTTATTTCCTCACACCtgcaaaattttgttatcaatgaaaataaaactgaaTATGCAGCGCTAAAAGAAAATTGCTTGATTTCCCAACTTTCATTGTTGGCTTGCCTCTCCTGCAGACTCAATGGCATATGAATCATTTATGGTCAGTGTGTTTTCTAAGAAGCGAACCAGCAAGCCCTTTTATGATTTCGTCT
Above is a genomic segment from Vitis riparia cultivar Riparia Gloire de Montpellier isolate 1030 chromosome 7, EGFV_Vit.rip_1.0, whole genome shotgun sequence containing:
- the LOC117917263 gene encoding cytochrome P450 81Q32-like codes for the protein MEATWLGTSLSLLFLLFAFSVFLQRRTHPRLPPSPPAIPILGHLHLLLKQPIHRHLQTLSQKYGPIFSLRFGSRLLVIISSPSTVEECFTKNDIIFANRPCFLFGKYIDYNYTTIASAPYGKRYYGEAVDFEEAKHFREVMRGIFELAGARNPGNFLLSLRWVYFGGYEKELVKINRMKEVIFQGLIDEHRSPTGLVNKNTMIDHLLSMQKSEPEYYTDEIIKGLALDLILAGTDTTATTIEWAMSLLLNHPDVLKKARVELDALVGKDRLMEESDFPKLQYLQNIISETLRLFPAAPLLVPHMSSENSHIGGFDIPRDTILLANVWAIHRDPKLWEDATSVKPERFENIGGTETYKLLPFGLGRRACPGVGLANRVVGLALGSLIQCYEWERVSEKEVDMAEGKGLTMPKMEPLEAMCKARAIIRKVF
- the LOC117917266 gene encoding isoflavone 2'-hydroxylase-like; amino-acid sequence: MVAGKRYYGEDVDFEEAKHFHEEKKLVKIKTKKEVIFRGLIDEHRSPSRALVNKNSMINHLLSMQKSEPEYYTDEIIKGHSLILILVGTETTATTIEWAMSLLLNRPDVMKKARVVELDTHDRKYCLMEESDFPKLQYLQTIISETLRLFPAAPVLVPHMSSDNCQIGGFKQARHYQQARQKVKKKSNSPTPSFLSR